Proteins from a genomic interval of Medicago truncatula cultivar Jemalong A17 chromosome 3, MtrunA17r5.0-ANR, whole genome shotgun sequence:
- the LOC11444835 gene encoding disease resistance protein RPM1 produces MCDCKAALACARDNLLPLARDHLLPLLKEAFNMIRGVPKEIAELKDELESIEDFINDADRRSDDVEDKKIKDMTKQLIETSFHIEDVIDDYIFLEEHQSSEPGCAAAVDLLKTTKLRLQIAYKIQNINSQIREIKETSEKDHDFDIQSSLDKASSSSATNRNASLFQNLRDAPLYMDDADAVGFDVSRDKLIDLLVEGRAHRTVVSIVGMGGLGKTTLAKKVFDNQKVVKHFDCRLWITVSRPYNKEKLLKDILQQGKCPPQSLHQMDGKLLVDEVRNYLQGKRYVVVFDDVWDSHFWNDIEFSMIDNKNGCKILITTRNEDVADACKKSSFVEVHKLEGLSEEKSLELFNKKAFHDLSGYCPENLIDISSKIVEKCNGLPLAIVVIGGILACKDRNPIEWSKFSENINADQSKEYSMIKKILGLSYHDLPCNLKSCFLYFGLYPEDSNVRSNILTRQWIAEGFVKEERGMTLEEVAEGHLIELIRRSLVRVDGITIDGRVDSCRVHDLVHAMILNKHEDLSFCKSITEDRQLPSTGMIRRLSIASSSDNLMEGIESSHVRSLLVLEPKTLLKSFVRTIPTKYRWLKVLTLSSNQHEIPHDLGSLNHLKYFWFRGNGERNSELPKSIGMLVNLETLDLRETEFKNRNMPKEICKLRKLRHFLGYRMSLIELKDGIGGMTSLQTLNEVYLYDHEDENDNRVVELIEELGKLKQLRELGLAGVRSKYMSAISSSINKMQQLEKLNISGVEYETFIDLDLNSPPPMLQHIGLYGNLKKFPEWIPKLTNLVDMKVRLTKEEGNDAMKLLQSMPNLLSLHISGGNYEDKLERLHFQVGFKNLKELSIDHFNNLSHILIDEGALSSLKKLTLYGNPQLTSLPTGIQHLQKLEVLWLADMSVELIQSIAPDKGKEHWIFKQVPFVEID; encoded by the coding sequence ATGTGTGACTGTAAAGCTGCACTTGCCTGCGCTCGTGATAACTTGCTTCCACTAGCCCGTGATCATTTGCTTCCACTCTTGAAGGAAGCATTCAACATGATTAGGGGTGTCCCAAAAGAAATTGCAGAATTGAAAGATGAACTTGAAAGCATTGAAGACTTCATCAACGATGCGGATAGAAGATCTGATGATGTAGAAGacaagaaaatcaaagacaTGACGAAGCAGCTGATAGAAACATCTTTTCACATAGAAGATGTCATTGATGATTATATCTTCCTTGAGGAACATCAATCTTCTGAACCTGGATGTGCTGCTGCTGTTGACTTGCTCAAAACTACAAAACTACGTCTCCAAATTGCTTATAAGATTCAGAACATCAATTCCCAAATTAGGGAAATAAAAGAAACAAGTGAAAAGGATCATGACTTCGACATCCAATCTTCTTTGGATAAAGCATCAAGTAGTTCTGCAACAAACAGAAATGCCTCATTATTTCAGAACCTTCGAGATGCTCCACTTTACATGGATGATGCTGATGCGGTAGGATTTGATGTGTCAAGAgacaaattgattgatttgttgGTAGAGGGAAGAGCACACCGCACAGTTGTCTCCATTGTTGGAATGGGAGGACTGGGAAAAACCACTCTAGCCAAGAAAGTTTTTGACAACCAAAAGGTCGTTAAACACTTTGATTGTCGTTTATGGATCACGGTTTCTCGACcatataataaagaaaaattgctGAAGGACATACTGCAACAAGGGAAATGTCCTCCTCAAAGTCTTCATCAAATGGATGGAAAGTTATTAGTTGATGAAGTGAGAAACTACTTGCAAGGAAAAAGGTACGTTGTAGTGTTTGATGATGTATGGGACTCACATTTTTGGAATGATATTGAATTTTCTATGATTGATAACAAAAATGGTTGTAAGATATTAATCACAACAAGAAACGAGGATGTTGCAGATGCTTGTAAGAAATCTTCTTTTGTTGAAGTGCATAAACTTGAAGGTTTAAGTGAAGAAAAATCTTTAGAATTGTTCAATAAGAAGGCGTTCCATGACTTGAGCGGATATTGTCCAGAAAATCTTATTGATATATCTtccaaaattgttgaaaaatgcAATGGATTACCACTCGCAATTGTAGTCATTGGTGGTATTTTAGCTTGCAAAGATAGGAATCCAATTGAATGGTCTAAGTTTAGTGAAAATATAAATGCAGATCAGTCAAAGGAATATtccatgataaaaaaaattctaggaCTTAGTTACCATGATTTGCCTTGCAACCTCAAGTCATGTTTCTTGTACTTTGGATTATATCCTGAAGACTCAAATGTTCGTTCAAATATATTGACTCGTCAATGGATTGCTGAAGGGTTTGTGAAAGAAGAAAGGGGAATGACATTGGAAGAGGTTGCAGAAGGACATTTAATAGAGTTGATCCGTAGAAGTTTGGTGCGAGTAGATGGGATCACTATTGATGGAAGAGTAGACAGTTGCCGTGTTCATGATCTAGTGCATGCAATGATCCTTAATAAACATGAGGATTTAAGCTTTTGCAAGAGTATTACCGAGGACAGACAATTGCCTTCAACTGGAATGATTCGACGCCTATCAATAGCATCAAGTTCTGATAATCTAATGGAAGGTATTGAAAGCTCACATGTTCGATCGCTGCTAGTTCTCGAACCTAAAACATTACTTAAATCCTTTGTAAGGACGATCCCTACAAAATATAGGTGGTTGAAGGTGCTTACTTTAAGCTCAAACCAACATGAAATTCCTCATGATTTAGGAAGTTTGAACCActtgaaatatttttggttcAGGGGGAATGGAGAAAGAAATTCTGAACTTCCAAAATCCATTGGCATGCTTGTGAACCTAGAGactttggatttaagagaaacaGAGTTTAAAAATCGTAATATGCCGAAGGAGATTTGCAAGCTTAGAAAGCTACGCCATTTTTTAGGCTATCGTATGTCTTTGATTGAGTTGAAGGATGGTATTGGAGGCATGACATCCCTACAAACTCTAAATGAGGTTTATTTATATGAtcatgaagatgaaaatgataataGAGTCGTAGAGCTAATTGAAGAGCTAGGAAAACTAAAGCAGCTAAGGGAATTGGGCTTGGCCGGTGTTAGGAGTAAATATATGAGTGCTATATCTTCTTCAATCAATAAGATGCAACAACTGGAGAAACTAAATATTAGTGGAGTCGAATATGAGACATTCATTGATCTGGATTTGAATTCACCCCCACCTATGCTTCAACATATTGGACTCTACGGGAATTTAAAGAAGTTTCCTGAGTGGATTCCAAAACTCACAAACCTTGTTGACATGAAGGTGAGACTTACGAAGGAGGAAGGGAACGATGCAATGAAATTACTCCAAAGTATGCCAAACTTGTTGTCCCTCCATATCTCTGGTGGTAATTATGAAGACAAATTGGAAAGGTTACATTTTCAAGTTGGATTTAAGAATTTAAAGGAACTGTCGATTGATCATTTCAATAACTTGAGTCACATCCTTATTGACGAAGGTGCGTTGAGTTCTCTGAAAAAACTCACTTTATACGGCAACCCCCAACTGACGAGTTTACCAACTGGCATTCAACACTTACAAAAGCTTGAAGTTCTCTGGCTTGCTGATATGAGTGTGGAACTTATACAGAGCATTGCTCCTGATAAAGGAAAAGAGCATTGGATCTTCAAGCAAGTGCCCTTTGTAGAAATTGACTAA
- the LOC120579399 gene encoding uncharacterized protein: MIENDDTPSPLTQLAVEPSIDPLQDFLFNTPRITIQGLKDSQQEGMYVVLGTVKQIVNPENWYYTACMCNKSVYPAEGMHFCEKCNRHVVKVFPRYSIKVRVVDDSDCATFVLFDRDATMLFNKSCADILETHRADEGVLPTEIGALVNCTYLFKVEFKTAISPRFEQSFRVKKVCTDGVIINQFKAKWAKEEATFIKNTNEMGSLSSLLDKGKDMLVVGSSSVQSHDLGSLSETIDKDKNIIVEGTPIGISEDLLPKFSSVAVDLDVGASKKVSNCCLVKSTTRKIVKRVLPQPEINEVEEINLPIKLLKRNIKIEKI, encoded by the exons AtgattgaaaatgatgatacaCCATCCCCTCTTACTCAGCTAGCTGTGGAACCAAGTATTGACCCTTTGCAAGATTTTTTATTCAACACTCCAAGAATAACTATTCAGGGATTGAAGGATTCTCAGCAG GAGGGGATGTATGTTGTGCTTGGAACTGTCAAACAGATTGTGAACCCTGAGAATTGGTACTACACGGCCTGTATGTGCAACAAATCTGTATATCCTGCTGAGGGGATGCACTTCTGCGAGAAGTGTAATAGGCATGTGGTCAAAGTGTTTCCAAG GTATTCTATAAAGGTGCGAGTTGTGGATGATAGTGATTGTGCAACCTTTGTTTTGTTTGACCGTGATGCAACAATGTTGTTCAATAAAAGTTGTGCTGACATTTTGGaaacacat AGGGCTGACGAGGGTGTGCTTCCAACTGAGATTGGTGCATTGGTCAACTGCACATACCTGTTCAAGGTTGAATTCAAAACTGCTATCAGTCCTAGATTTGAGCAATCATTTAGGGTGAAGAAAGTGTGCACTGATGGGGTGATTATCAACCAGTTTAAGGCAAAGTGGGCTAAGGAAGAAGCAacctttataaaaaataccaat GAGATGGGGTCTTTGAGTTCTCTGTTGGACAAGGGGAAGGATATGTTAGTGGTTGGTTCATCAAGTGTCCAATCACAT GACCTTGGAAGTTTGAGCGAAACCATTGATAAAGACAAAAACATCATTGTTGAGGGAACACCTATTGGAATATCTGAAGATCTGTTGCCTAAATTTTCTTCTGTTGCGGTTGACCTTGATGTTGGTGCATCAAAGAAAGTATCTAACTGCTGTTTGGTCAAGTCAACTACACGCAAAATTGTCAAAAGAGTTTTACCTCAACCTGAAATTAATGAAGTTGAGGAAATCAACCTTCCCATCAAATTGCTCAAGAGGAACATTAAGATTGAAAAAATTTAG
- the LOC120579567 gene encoding uncharacterized protein, with translation MGVAANGGSYKTTHHPYKLNFQFGTKCLPLCGALVSGSDFKFVPISDIVGGSYDCDYLVDVIGMLTGVGTEREYERNGSATKLNVIAMEADGYKLQCTLFGTYVDELNTFLATGETANVVVSIQLAKVKVFQEEGKIESVQRKEKRTESKKRKQSKPATETQAHEAEATAIEAEATAIEAEATATKRTREEHEATTPSQEPLQS, from the exons ATGGGTGTTGCTGCTAATGGGGGGAGCTATAAGACCACCCATCATCCATATAAGCTGAACTTCCAATTTGGAACAAAATGTTTGCCATTGTGTGGTGCATTAGTGAGTGgttctgattttaagtttgttCCAATTTCTGACATAGTAGGTGGTTCTTATGATTGTGACTACTTGGTTG ATGTTATTGGAATGTTGACGGGTGTTGGCACAGAGAGAGAATATGAACGCAATGGCAGTGCTACCAAACTCAATGTCATTGCCATGGAAGCTGATGG ATACAAGCTTCAGTGCACTTTGTTTGGGACTTATGTAGATGAGTTGAACACGTTTTTGGCAACTGGTGAAACTGCTAATGTTGTAGTGTCTATTCAACTAGCTAAGGTGAAGGTTTTTCAAG aagaagggaaaATCGAATCTGTACAGAGGAAGGAGAAGAGGACAGAATCGAAAAAACGCAAGCAATCGAAGCCAGCAACAGAAACGCAAGCACACGAAGCTGAAGCAACAGCAATCGAAGCCGAAGCAACAGCAATCGAAGCCGAAGCAACTGCAACGAAGCGCACACGCGAAGAACACGAAGCAACAACGCCAAGCCAAGAGCCGCTGCAATCGTGA